The Hydrogenophaga crocea genome contains a region encoding:
- a CDS encoding ABC transporter ATP-binding protein, whose product MSTPTPVLNVNGIEVIYNHVILVLKGVSLTVQEGQIAAILGGNGAGKTTTLRAISNLLKGERGEVTKGSIELRGERIENLSPADLVQRGVVQVMEGRHCFAHLTIEENLMTGSYTRKDKAEVARNLEKVYTYFPRLKTRRTSQAAYTSGGEQQMCAIGRAIMANPNVVLLDEPSMGLAPQIVEEVFEIVKDLNQKEKVTFLLAEQNTNMALRYADYGYIMESGRIVMDGAAADLRNNEDVKEFYLGMGGGERKSFKDVKSYKRRKRWLA is encoded by the coding sequence ATGAGTACTCCGACCCCCGTCCTCAACGTCAACGGCATCGAGGTCATCTACAACCACGTGATTCTGGTGCTCAAGGGCGTCTCGCTCACGGTCCAGGAAGGCCAGATCGCGGCCATCCTGGGCGGCAACGGCGCGGGCAAGACCACCACGCTGCGCGCCATCTCCAACCTGCTCAAGGGCGAGCGCGGCGAGGTCACCAAGGGCAGCATCGAGCTGCGCGGCGAGCGCATCGAGAACCTCTCGCCGGCCGACCTGGTGCAGCGCGGCGTGGTGCAGGTGATGGAAGGCCGCCACTGCTTCGCGCACCTGACCATCGAAGAGAACCTCATGACGGGTTCGTACACCCGCAAGGACAAGGCCGAGGTCGCGCGCAACCTCGAGAAGGTCTACACCTACTTCCCGCGCCTGAAGACGCGCCGCACCAGCCAGGCCGCCTACACCAGCGGCGGCGAGCAGCAGATGTGCGCGATCGGCCGCGCGATCATGGCCAACCCCAACGTGGTGCTGCTCGACGAGCCCTCCATGGGCCTGGCGCCGCAGATCGTGGAAGAGGTGTTCGAGATCGTGAAGGACCTCAACCAGAAGGAGAAGGTCACCTTCCTGCTCGCCGAGCAGAACACCAACATGGCGCTGCGCTACGCCGACTACGGCTACATCATGGAAAGCGGCCGCATCGTGATGGACGGCGCCGCGGCCGACCTGCGCAACAACGAGGACGTCAAGGAGTTCTACCTCGGCATGGGCGGCGGCGAGCGCAAGAGCTTCAAGGACGTGAAAAGCTACAAACGCAGAAAGCGCTGGTTGGCCTGA
- a CDS encoding phenylacetate--CoA ligase family protein, producing MNEHFDALETRPPAQREAEHMAALARQVAHAQASSPAFAEILRGVDAAAVNSRAALAQLPVTRKSALLERQRAQVARDAFGGFSALVRGPQMSRIFASPGPIYEPEGAVRDYWRTGRALFAAGFRAGELVHNAFSYHMTPGAFILEAGAHAVGCTVFPAGTGQTEQQLQAVAELRPDAYTGTPSFLRILIEKAAETGADIGSLRKASVGGEACPPSLTAWFAERGVTVYQTYATADLGLVAYETAAREGLVLDEGVIVEIVRPGTGEPVPDGEVGELVVTTLNPGYPLIRFGTGDLSAVLPGACPTGRTAPRIKGWMGRADQTTKVRGMFVHPGQVADVARRFPQVRKARLVVSGEMANDRMCLRVESTEHGEALREAIAHAVRDVTKLRSDVELLAPGSLPNDGKVIEDARSYQ from the coding sequence ATGAACGAACACTTCGACGCGCTCGAAACGCGCCCGCCCGCACAACGCGAGGCCGAACACATGGCCGCGCTGGCGCGGCAGGTCGCGCACGCCCAGGCCAGCAGCCCGGCCTTCGCCGAGATCCTGCGCGGTGTGGACGCGGCCGCCGTCAACAGCCGCGCCGCGCTCGCGCAGCTGCCCGTCACGCGCAAGAGCGCGCTGCTCGAACGCCAGCGCGCACAGGTGGCGCGCGACGCCTTCGGCGGCTTCTCGGCGCTGGTGCGCGGGCCGCAGATGTCGCGCATCTTCGCCTCGCCCGGCCCGATCTACGAACCCGAGGGCGCGGTGCGCGACTACTGGCGCACCGGGCGCGCGCTGTTCGCTGCCGGCTTTCGCGCCGGCGAGCTGGTGCACAACGCCTTCAGCTACCACATGACCCCGGGCGCCTTCATCCTCGAGGCCGGCGCGCACGCCGTGGGCTGCACCGTGTTCCCCGCGGGCACGGGCCAGACCGAGCAGCAGTTGCAGGCCGTGGCCGAGCTGCGGCCCGATGCCTACACCGGCACGCCGAGCTTTCTGCGCATCCTGATCGAAAAGGCCGCCGAGACGGGCGCCGACATCGGCAGCCTGCGCAAGGCCAGTGTGGGCGGCGAGGCCTGCCCGCCCAGCCTCACGGCCTGGTTCGCCGAGCGCGGCGTCACCGTGTACCAGACCTACGCCACCGCCGACCTGGGCCTGGTGGCCTACGAGACCGCGGCCCGCGAAGGCCTGGTGCTCGACGAGGGCGTGATCGTGGAGATCGTGCGCCCCGGCACCGGCGAGCCCGTGCCCGACGGCGAGGTGGGCGAGCTCGTGGTCACCACGCTCAACCCCGGCTACCCGCTGATCCGCTTCGGCACCGGCGACCTGTCGGCCGTGCTGCCCGGCGCCTGCCCCACGGGCCGCACGGCGCCGCGCATCAAGGGCTGGATGGGCCGGGCCGACCAGACCACCAAGGTGCGCGGCATGTTCGTGCACCCGGGCCAGGTGGCCGACGTGGCACGCCGCTTCCCGCAGGTGCGCAAGGCCCGGCTGGTGGTCAGCGGCGAAATGGCCAACGACCGCATGTGCCTGCGCGTGGAAAGCACCGAGCACGGCGAGGCGCTGCGCGAGGCCATCGCCCACGCCGTGCGCGACGTGACCAAGCTGCGCAGCGACGTGGAGCTGCTGGCCCCGGGCAGCCTGCCCAATGACGGCAAGGTGATCGAAGACGCGCGCAGCTACCAGTGA
- a CDS encoding tripartite tricarboxylate transporter substrate-binding protein: protein MKKLVTLALGATFALGAFAQAFPSKPITFVVPFAAGGPTDLVARQLAETMRKYIPNANIVVENAAGAGGTIGAAKVARAAPDGHTLLVWHIGMAATAGLYRKLPYKPLEDFEYVGMINDVPMTLLGSNKLNANTYRDFEAYIRTNGGKLNLAHAGLGSASHLCGLMWQHAVKLDKSMTTIAYRGTGPAMNDLIGGQVDVMCDQTTNTTSQIEGGRVKAFAVTTAKPLSKHPVLKDYPSLQEMGLKGFELTIWHGMYAPKGTPAPVLKTLNDALVKSLKDADFIKKQDELGAIVVTDGRMTPEGHKKYVADQITKLKTVIDAAGQYAD, encoded by the coding sequence ATGAAGAAGCTCGTCACCCTCGCCCTGGGCGCCACGTTCGCGCTGGGCGCGTTCGCACAGGCATTCCCGAGCAAACCGATCACCTTTGTGGTGCCCTTCGCCGCCGGCGGCCCGACCGATCTCGTGGCCCGCCAGCTCGCGGAGACCATGCGCAAGTACATCCCCAACGCCAACATCGTGGTGGAAAACGCCGCCGGCGCGGGCGGCACCATCGGCGCGGCCAAGGTGGCCCGCGCGGCCCCCGACGGCCACACCCTGCTGGTCTGGCACATCGGCATGGCCGCCACCGCCGGCCTTTACCGCAAGCTGCCCTACAAGCCGCTCGAGGACTTCGAGTACGTGGGCATGATCAACGACGTGCCGATGACGCTGCTGGGCTCGAACAAGCTCAACGCCAACACCTACCGCGACTTCGAGGCCTACATCCGCACCAACGGCGGCAAGCTCAACCTCGCGCACGCCGGCCTGGGCTCGGCCTCGCACCTGTGCGGCCTGATGTGGCAGCACGCGGTCAAGCTCGACAAGTCCATGACCACCATCGCCTACCGCGGCACCGGCCCGGCCATGAACGACCTCATCGGCGGCCAGGTCGACGTGATGTGCGACCAGACCACCAACACCACCTCGCAGATCGAAGGCGGCCGCGTGAAGGCCTTTGCGGTCACCACCGCCAAGCCCCTGAGCAAGCACCCCGTGCTCAAGGACTACCCCTCGCTGCAGGAAATGGGCCTCAAGGGCTTCGAGCTGACCATCTGGCACGGCATGTACGCCCCCAAGGGCACGCCCGCCCCGGTGCTCAAGACGCTCAACGACGCGCTCGTGAAGTCGCTCAAGGACGCCGACTTCATCAAGAAGCAGGACGAGCTGGGCGCCATCGTGGTGACCGACGGCCGCATGACGCCGGAAGGCCACAAGAAGTACGTGGCCGACCAGATCACCAAGCTCAAGACGGTGATCGACGCCGCCGGCCAGTACGCGGACTGA
- a CDS encoding tripartite tricarboxylate transporter substrate binding protein translates to MSPHTNRQNRQNRLNRRHLLALAAAGALPTAFAQGAWPGRPIRIVVPFAPGGTTDILARTLAPELTRALGQSVVVENRAGAGGNIGAELVAKSPADGYTLLMGTVGTHGINKSLYSKLPYEPQKDFAPITLVAGVPNVMVMSTKRAQELGIGSVAEFVAFAKARPGRLNMASSGNGTSIHLAGELFKARNGIFMTHIPYRGSGPALADLLAGAVDVMFDNLPSAMPHIQAGNLKAFAVTSAVRSAALPDVPTVAEAGKLPGFEASSWFGLLAPAGTPAEVVNRVQQETAKALNAPVVKERLLSQGAIPSGNTPAEFAALIDAEIRKWEAVVKASGAKVD, encoded by the coding sequence ATGAGCCCCCACACGAACCGCCAGAACCGCCAGAACCGCCTGAACCGCCGCCACCTGCTCGCGCTGGCCGCCGCCGGCGCCCTGCCCACCGCCTTCGCCCAGGGCGCCTGGCCCGGCCGGCCCATTCGCATCGTGGTGCCCTTCGCGCCCGGCGGCACCACCGACATCCTCGCGCGCACGCTCGCGCCCGAGCTCACCCGCGCGCTCGGCCAGAGCGTGGTGGTGGAAAACCGCGCGGGCGCGGGCGGCAACATCGGCGCCGAGCTCGTGGCCAAGTCGCCGGCCGACGGCTACACCCTGCTCATGGGCACGGTGGGCACGCACGGCATCAACAAATCGCTCTACAGCAAGCTGCCCTACGAGCCGCAGAAAGACTTCGCGCCCATCACGCTGGTGGCCGGCGTGCCCAACGTGATGGTCATGAGCACCAAGCGCGCGCAAGAGCTCGGCATCGGCTCGGTGGCCGAGTTCGTGGCCTTTGCCAAGGCGCGGCCGGGCCGGCTCAACATGGCCTCGAGCGGCAACGGCACGTCCATCCACCTCGCGGGCGAGCTGTTCAAGGCCCGCAACGGCATCTTCATGACGCACATCCCCTACCGCGGCTCGGGCCCGGCGCTGGCCGACCTGCTCGCGGGCGCGGTGGACGTGATGTTCGACAACCTGCCCTCGGCCATGCCGCACATCCAGGCCGGCAACCTCAAGGCCTTCGCGGTGACGAGCGCGGTGCGCTCGGCCGCCCTGCCCGACGTGCCCACCGTGGCCGAAGCGGGCAAGCTGCCCGGCTTCGAGGCCAGCTCGTGGTTCGGCCTGCTCGCGCCCGCGGGCACGCCGGCCGAGGTGGTGAACCGCGTGCAGCAGGAAACCGCCAAGGCGCTCAACGCGCCGGTGGTGAAGGAACGCCTGCTCTCGCAGGGCGCCATCCCCAGCGGCAACACGCCGGCCGAGTTCGCGGCCCTGATCGACGCCGAGATCAGGAAGTGGGAGGCCGTGGTCAAGGCCTCGGGCGCGAAGGTCGACTAG
- a CDS encoding DUF1840 domain-containing protein produces MTVYRFKSRETGDLVMLRPHGQRLLEIIGKDPHSPGVLQPEEIPRAIERLRAAVAAEEAEQKPAADEADGDDDKAAEGAAVSLRMRSAPFIEMLERCLKADVEVVWGV; encoded by the coding sequence ATGACCGTGTACCGATTCAAGTCCCGCGAAACGGGCGACCTCGTGATGCTGCGCCCCCACGGCCAGCGCCTGCTCGAAATCATCGGCAAAGACCCGCACAGCCCGGGCGTGCTGCAACCCGAAGAAATCCCGCGCGCGATCGAGCGGCTGCGCGCCGCGGTGGCGGCCGAAGAGGCCGAACAGAAACCCGCGGCCGATGAGGCCGATGGCGACGACGACAAGGCCGCCGAGGGCGCGGCCGTGAGCCTGCGCATGCGCAGCGCCCCCTTCATCGAGATGCTGGAGCGCTGCCTGAAGGCGGACGTCGAGGTGGTCTGGGGGGTCTAG
- a CDS encoding bifunctional salicylyl-CoA 5-hydroxylase/oxidoreductase, which produces MKTSLQRILCIGGGPAGLYFAALMKQRQPSLEVTVVERNRPFDTFGWGVVLSDQTLGNLRRADPVTAQEIGDAFNHWDDIEVFYKGRSVRSGGHGFCGIGRKRLLNILQARCQALGVNLVFETDVTDDQALAAQYQADLVIASDGLNSRIRTRYASTFEPDIDTRQCRFVWLGTKKTFDAFTFAFVPTEHGWFQAHAYKFDADTSTFIVETPEHVWQAHGLDQMSQEDGIAFCEKLFAPYLDGHRLISNAAHLRGSAIWIRFPRVICKTWVHHQDVAGRRTPIVLMGDAAHTAHFSIGSGTKLALEDAIDLADEFERHPEADVATVLQAYEARRSVEVLKIQNAARNSTEWFEHVDRYTGMEIEQFAYSLLTRSQRISHENLRLRDAKWLGDYENWLAQRAGTAPARHPTPPMLLPLQVRGVALKNRIVVSPMAQYKAADGVVGDWHLMHLGARAAGGAALVMVEMTSPTPEGRITPGCPGLWNDAQEAAFRRIVDFAHAHGDGAKIGIQLGHSGPKGSTQLGWDAIDEPLPAGNWPLLSASAVPYGPQNQVPRAMTRADMDATTAAFVAATRRAAAAGFDWLELHCAHGYLLSAFICPLTNQRTDDYGGSLENRCRYPLEVFAAMRAVWPADKPFSVRISAHDWAPGGNTPDDAVAIARLFKAAGCDVIDVSSGQTTRAAKPVYGRMYQTPFADRIRNEVDILTMAVGAISEADHANSIVAAGRADLCAVARPHLANPAWTLHEAAKLQTRAVTWPAPYLSGRDQLYREIARQQAVREEEEAAK; this is translated from the coding sequence ATGAAAACCTCTCTGCAGCGCATCCTGTGCATCGGTGGTGGCCCGGCGGGCCTGTACTTCGCGGCGCTGATGAAGCAGCGCCAGCCGTCGCTGGAGGTCACGGTGGTCGAGCGCAACCGCCCCTTCGACACCTTCGGCTGGGGCGTGGTGCTCTCGGACCAGACCCTGGGCAACCTGCGCCGGGCCGACCCGGTGACCGCGCAGGAGATCGGTGACGCCTTCAACCACTGGGACGACATCGAGGTGTTCTACAAGGGCCGCAGCGTGCGCAGCGGCGGCCACGGCTTCTGCGGCATCGGCCGCAAGCGGCTGCTCAACATCCTGCAGGCGCGCTGCCAGGCGCTGGGCGTGAACCTGGTGTTCGAGACCGACGTCACCGACGACCAGGCCCTGGCCGCGCAGTACCAGGCCGATCTCGTGATCGCCAGCGACGGCCTCAACAGCCGCATCCGCACGCGCTACGCCAGCACCTTCGAGCCCGACATCGACACCCGCCAGTGCCGCTTCGTGTGGCTGGGCACCAAGAAGACCTTCGACGCCTTCACCTTCGCCTTCGTGCCCACCGAGCACGGCTGGTTTCAGGCCCACGCCTACAAGTTCGACGCCGACACCTCCACCTTCATCGTGGAAACGCCCGAGCACGTGTGGCAGGCGCACGGCCTCGACCAGATGAGCCAGGAAGACGGCATCGCCTTCTGCGAAAAGCTGTTCGCGCCCTACCTCGACGGCCACCGCCTCATCAGCAACGCCGCTCACCTGCGCGGCTCGGCGATCTGGATCCGCTTCCCGCGCGTGATCTGCAAGACCTGGGTCCACCACCAGGACGTCGCGGGCCGGCGCACGCCCATCGTGCTCATGGGCGACGCGGCGCACACCGCGCACTTCTCCATCGGCAGCGGCACCAAGCTCGCGCTCGAAGACGCGATCGATCTCGCGGACGAGTTCGAACGCCACCCCGAGGCCGACGTGGCCACGGTGCTGCAGGCCTACGAGGCGCGCCGCAGCGTCGAGGTGCTCAAGATCCAGAACGCCGCGCGCAACTCCACCGAGTGGTTCGAGCATGTGGACCGCTACACCGGCATGGAGATCGAGCAGTTCGCCTATTCGCTGCTCACGCGCAGCCAGCGCATCAGCCACGAGAACCTGCGCCTGCGCGATGCCAAGTGGCTGGGCGACTACGAGAACTGGCTCGCGCAGCGCGCGGGCACCGCACCCGCCCGGCACCCCACCCCGCCCATGCTGCTGCCGCTGCAGGTGCGCGGCGTGGCGCTCAAGAACCGCATCGTGGTCTCGCCCATGGCGCAGTACAAGGCGGCCGACGGCGTGGTGGGCGACTGGCACCTGATGCACCTGGGCGCGCGCGCCGCGGGCGGCGCGGCGCTGGTCATGGTCGAGATGACCAGCCCCACGCCCGAGGGCCGCATCACCCCGGGCTGCCCCGGCCTGTGGAACGACGCACAAGAGGCCGCGTTCCGCCGCATCGTCGACTTCGCGCACGCCCACGGCGACGGCGCGAAGATCGGCATCCAGCTCGGCCACAGCGGCCCCAAGGGCTCGACCCAGCTCGGCTGGGACGCGATCGACGAGCCGCTGCCGGCCGGCAACTGGCCGCTGCTGTCGGCCAGCGCCGTGCCCTATGGCCCGCAGAACCAGGTGCCGCGCGCCATGACGCGCGCCGACATGGACGCCACCACCGCCGCCTTCGTGGCCGCCACGCGGCGCGCCGCGGCCGCGGGCTTCGACTGGCTCGAGCTGCACTGCGCGCATGGCTACCTGCTCTCGGCCTTCATCTGCCCGCTCACCAACCAGCGCACCGACGACTACGGCGGCTCGCTCGAGAACCGCTGCCGCTACCCGCTCGAGGTGTTCGCGGCCATGCGCGCCGTGTGGCCCGCCGACAAGCCCTTCAGCGTGCGCATTTCGGCGCACGACTGGGCCCCGGGCGGCAACACGCCCGACGACGCCGTGGCCATCGCGCGCCTCTTCAAGGCCGCGGGCTGCGATGTGATCGACGTTTCTTCGGGCCAGACCACGCGCGCGGCCAAGCCGGTCTACGGCCGCATGTACCAGACGCCCTTCGCCGACCGCATCCGCAACGAGGTCGACATCCTCACCATGGCGGTGGGCGCGATCAGCGAGGCCGACCACGCCAACAGCATCGTGGCCGCCGGCCGCGCCGACCTGTGCGCCGTGGCGCGCCCGCACCTGGCCAACCCGGCCTGGACGCTGCACGAAGCCGCCAAGCTGCAAACCCGCGCCGTGACCTGGCCCGCGCCCTACCTGAGCGGGCGCGACCAGCTCTACCGCGAGATCGCGCGCCAGCAGGCGGTGCGCGAGGAGGAAGAGGCCGCCAAGTGA
- a CDS encoding MarR family winged helix-turn-helix transcriptional regulator: protein MNDIENLDLEARAHSEHAHALRLWLRLLTCSQLIEKRVRAGLREHFDTTLPRFDLMAQLERHPEGLKMKELSHRLMVTGGNVTGITDQLVAEGLVERTGVEGDRRVFRVRLTERGRRAFAQMAEQHEHWIVEAFEGLSPRDLEQLHKLLGKVKQHQLDLNHRLNDAAE, encoded by the coding sequence GTGAACGACATCGAAAACCTCGACCTCGAAGCGCGCGCCCACAGCGAGCACGCGCACGCGCTGCGCCTGTGGCTGCGCCTGCTCACCTGCTCGCAGCTGATCGAAAAGCGCGTGCGCGCCGGCCTGCGCGAGCACTTCGACACCACGCTGCCGCGCTTCGATCTCATGGCCCAGCTCGAACGCCACCCCGAGGGCCTGAAGATGAAGGAGCTGTCGCACCGGCTCATGGTCACCGGCGGCAACGTCACCGGCATCACCGATCAGCTCGTGGCCGAAGGCCTGGTCGAGCGCACCGGCGTCGAAGGCGACCGCCGCGTGTTCCGCGTGCGCCTCACCGAGCGCGGCCGCCGCGCCTTCGCCCAGATGGCCGAACAGCACGAGCACTGGATCGTCGAGGCCTTCGAAGGCCTGTCGCCGCGCGACCTCGAGCAGCTGCACAAGCTGCTCGGCAAGGTCAAGCAGCACCAGCTCGACCTCAACCACCGCCTCAACGACGCCGCCGAATGA